The genomic segment CGATGCGCTTCAGCAGGCCCGCCAGCGCTTCGGCGGAAACCGGTGCATCGGCAATCTCGACGCTGTCCTTGTTGAGGGCGCCGGAGAATTCACCCATGGTCCAGTTGGCAGCCAGCTTGGCTTCCTTCTCGCCGACCGCCTTGACCACGGCTTCGTAGAAATCACCCATGGCACGCGAGGTGGTCAGCACGGACGCATCGTAGGCCGACAGGCCGAACTGCTCCATGAAGCGGTGCTTCTTGGCATCCGGCAGTTCCGGCAGGGTCTGCTTCACGCCCTCCAGGAATTCCTGCGTAACTTCCAGCGGCAGCAGGTCCGGATCCGGGAAGTAGCGGTAATCGTTGGCTTCTTCCTTGGAACGCATGGAGCGAGTTTCGCCCGACTCGACGTTGTA from the Gammaproteobacteria bacterium genome contains:
- the gatB gene encoding Asp-tRNA(Asn)/Glu-tRNA(Gln) amidotransferase GatCAB subunit B (allows the formation of correctly charged Asn-tRNA(Asn) or Gln-tRNA(Gln) through the transamidation of misacylated Asp-tRNA(Asn) or Glu-tRNA(Gln) in organisms which lack either or both of asparaginyl-tRNA or glutaminyl-tRNA synthetases; reaction takes place in the presence of glutamine and ATP through an activated phospho-Asp-tRNA(Asn) or phospho-Glu-tRNA), producing the protein YNVESGETRSMRSKEEANDYRYFPDPDLLPLEVTQEFLEGVKQTLPELPDAKKHRFMEQFGLSAYDASVLTTSRAMGDFYEAVVKAVGEKEAKLAANWTMGEFSGALNKDSVEIADAPVSAEALAGLLKRIVDNTISGKIAKDVFEAMWAGEGDADAIIDKKGLKQITDTGAIEAIIDEVIAENPSQVEEYKGGKEALLGFFVGQTMKKSKGKANPGQVNKLLKDKLG